The following are encoded together in the Cololabis saira isolate AMF1-May2022 chromosome 5, fColSai1.1, whole genome shotgun sequence genome:
- the LOC133444790 gene encoding ankyrin repeat and SOCS box protein 15-like, translated as MNTYEEYDEELIDYSIQLSIQSSCQDAYLKSAASLAAAANENHRVLAAIEQGEVSVLREMLSHTLAFRESDIHGWFPLHRAAAQSVLEVLETVLKSPEVSLEEKTVTDGETPLTLAVKAGLGRNVTSLLEHGASPDNTNRINETPLLLAVRAGSYEMASTLVAHGAWVDQVCRKNWSAMHEAAKLGNLDILMLLLRNSGYVHQKDDMGVTPLAVAAEQGHFPIVELLLDYGSEVNSQARDGESVLSDAAGSGSMECIQLLLDNGANPNLPSITGHLPIHKAAYAGHYDALKLLIGVTNMRIIKESGQSPVHSAADGGHGHCLKLLLDYGFDVNLRMNTRNSENYPDMRRSALFFAVSNQDVECTKMLLKAGAKTDLDPLNCLLVAVRSGSHDIVKMLLAAKADVNCYFTVVNDTLFPTALQYCLKDEAMMRLLFNNGYKVYSCFQCPHDKKSGAADDDGAGKIPFCQFMSLGCVKHLCGSVIRILLDYVNHVHICSKLRVILEIQKEWPEICEILCNPRSLRQLSRLEIRKRLTLRRLKNPEIISKLFPPQLRRFILYEELDLSSQNPELVL; from the exons ATGAACACGTATGAGGAATATGATGAGGAACTGATTGACTACAGCATCCAGCTCAGTATTCAAAGCTCCTGCCAAGATGCCTATCTGAAATCTGCAGCTAG TTTAGCAGCAGCAGCCAATGAAAATCACAGAGTCCTGGCAGCCATCGAGCAAG GCGAGGTCTCTGTGCTCAGGGAGATGCTGAGTCACACCCTTGCCTTCAGGGAGTCAGACATTCATGGCTGGTTTCCCCTCCACCGGGCTGCTGCCCAGTCCgtcctggaggttctggagacCGTCCTTAAAT CTCCAGAAGTCAGTCTGGAGGAGAAGACGGTCACTGATGGAGAGACGCCGCTCACACTGGCAGTCAAAGCTGGACTTGGGAGGAATGTGACGAGCCTGCTGGAGCACGGGGCATCGCCTGACAACACAAACAGAATAAATGAGACGCCGCTGCTGTTGG CGGTGAGAGCTGGCTCGTATGAAATGGCATCCACACTGGTGGCTCATGGTGCCTGGGTGGACCAGGTCTGCAGAAAGAACTGGTCAGCTATGCATGAAGCAGCCAAGCTCGGCAATCTGGACatcctgatgctgctgctgagaaATAGTGGATACGTACACCAGAAGGATGACATGGGAGTGACGCCGCTCGCTGTGGCTGCCGAGCAGGGACACTTCCCCATCGTCGAGCTTCTACTGGACTACG GCAGTGAAGTGAATTCCCAGGCGCGTGATGGGGAAAGTGTCCTATCGGATGCAGCCGGGTCTGGAAGCATGGAGTGCATCCAGCTGTTGCTGGACAATGGAGCCAATCCCAACCTTCCCAGCATCACTGGACACCTGCCCATTCACAAAGCAGCATATGCTGGACACTATGA TGCTTTAAAATTGCTGATCGGGGTCACCAACATGAGGATCATAAAAGAGTCGGGTCAGAGCCCCGTCCACTCTGCCGCAGACGGGGGCCACGGCCACTGCCTGAAGCTCCTGTTAGACTACGGGTTTGATGTGAACCTCCGCATGAACACCAGAAACTCTGAAAACTACCCGGACATGAGAAGAAGCGCCTTGTTCTTTGCCGTCTCCAACCAGGATGTGGAGTGTACTAAAATGCTGCTGAAAGCGGGGGCGAAGACAGACCTGGACCCGCTGAACTGCCTGCTGGTGGCGGTCAGGTCTGGCAGTCACGACATCGTGAAGATGCTCCTGGCTGCCAAGGCAGACGTGAACTGTTACTTCACGGTGGTGAATGACACGCTGTTCCCCACGGCGCTGCAGTACTGTCTGAAGGATGAGGCCATGATGCGCCTGCTCTTCAATAACGGCTACAAGGTGTACAGCTGTTTCCAATGTCCCCATGACAAGAAATCTGGTGCTGCGGATGATGATGGGGCAGGAAAAATTCCA TTCTGTCAGTTCATGAGTCTCGGCTGCGTCAAGCATCTGTGTGGAAGTGTGATCCGGATCCTGCTGGACTATGTCAACCACGTGCACATCTGCTCCAAACTCAGAGTTATCTTGGAAATACAGAAAGAGTGGCCTGAGATTTGTGAAATTCTCT GCAATCCTCGCTCTCTCAGGCAGCTCAGTAGACTGGAGATCAGGAAGCGTTTGACCCTGAGGCGCCTCAAAAATCCTGAAATCATCTCAAAGCTTTTCCCTCCTCAACTCAGGCGTTTCATTCTATACGAGGAGCTGGACCTTTCTAGCCAGAACCCTGAACTCGTCCTGTGA